Proteins encoded within one genomic window of Ptychodera flava strain L36383 unplaced genomic scaffold, AS_Pfla_20210202 Scaffold_39__1_contigs__length_1403739_pilon, whole genome shotgun sequence:
- the LOC139127907 gene encoding E3 ubiquitin-protein ligase TRIM71-like, with protein MIEIFKQRLESMQGTEIRCEGCQENTATHRCVECRHYLCNNCVKAHRNLPITQTHQLMTIGEYETAKSTNPVTLQAVEYCRLHRKNEIEFYCETCQVPVCSNCTIVKHRIPEHEHRDLKDAADEYLTELKTMVDKLKGDVGTRIKQLIIIETLAKDHHDDLIFTPNHGFSEHEILGILETDVCMSKCTVEHIPKQLWKGDSADLLITTRDSTGKQVIPIQRLKAKVRKPDASWEDINVADNRDGTHRVRVAGQLDGKYQVKVTIGDRPILGCPVIIPVIKGLVKTIGSEGSAEGQFNQPRSVAIDKDKTLSPLKETITGCR; from the exons atgattgaaatattcaagcAACGACTGGAGTCTATGCAAGGTACTGAGATCAGGTGTGAAGGCTGCCAAGAGAATACAGCCACTCACAGGTGTGTGGAGTGCAGACATTATCTTTGTAACAACTGTGTCAAGGCTCACAGAAATCTGCCAATCACACAGACACATCAACTGATGACCATTGGAGAATATGAAACAGCAAAGTCAACCAATCCAGTAACACTACAAGCAGTGGAATATTGCCGTCTCCATAGAAAGAATGAAATTGAATTctactgtgaaacctgtcaggtacctgtctgttcaaactgcaccatagtcaaacaccgcataccagaacatgaacacagagacttgaaagatgcagcagatgagTATCTTACTGAATTGAAAaccatggttgacaaactgaaa GGTGATGTTGGCACTCGTATTAAGCAATTAATAATAATAGAAACTTTAGCAAAGGATCACCATGACGACTTGATATTCACACCAAATCATGGATTCTCTGAGCATGAAATTCTGGGAATACTGGAAACTGATGTGTGTATGTCAAAGTGTACAGTTGAACACATTCCAAAACAACTCTGGAAAGGTGACTCTGCAGACCTACTGatcacaaccagagattccacaggaaaacaagtcatcccaATACAGCGATTGAAAGCCAAGGTAAGAaaacctgatgcatcatgggaagacatCAATGTAGCTGATAACAGAGATGGTACACACAGAGTTAGAGTGGCTGGACAattggatggaaaatatcaagttaAAGTGACAATAGGAGATCGACCAATACTGGGCTGTCCTGTCATCatacctgtcatcaaaggattggTGAAGACCATTGGCAGTGAAGGAAGTGCTGAGGGACAGTTCAACCAGCCTAGGAGTGTGGCCATAGACAAAGATAAAACATTGTCACCGCTGAAAGAGACAATAACAGGTTGCAGATAA
- the LOC139127908 gene encoding tripartite motif-containing protein 2-like, with protein sequence MLKFKWFQKPFRPRDIAISSDNTYYSLDNNNNQVVVNDENEHVIRYFGKKELKDPLDIGISPVDGTVYVTDMGGHCVRVYTRYGKYLRSFGSQGKGQGQFDLPWGVAISSTGMVFVADNLNMRIQVFDADDQYLCSFDCQSGDGKMRCPRGIAIDDQYVYVTTDTSSSLLKFESSGKFVCRIDSDSDGLDCPTGIALTDDVPCRVVVADTNNHCIKVFVQ encoded by the coding sequence atgttgaaattcaaatggttTCAGAAGCCTTTCAGACCCCGTGACATAGCTATATCAAGTGATAATACGTACTATAGTTTagataacaacaacaatcaagTAGTTGTCAATGATGAGAATGAACATGTCATCAGATACTTTGGAAAAAAAGAGTTGAAAGATCCACTTGATATTGGGATTAGTCCTGTAGATGGCACAGTCTATGTGACAGACATGGGTGGGCATTGTGTCAGGGTGTACACACGATATGGTAAATACCTTAGATCATTTGGGTCACAAGGTAAAGGTCAAGGGCAATTCGATTTGCCCTGGGGCGTGGCCATCTCTAGTACTGGAATGGTATTTGTAGCAGACAACCTTAACATGCGTATCCAGGTATTCGATGCAGATGACCAGTATTTGTGTTCCTTTGATTGTCAGAGTGGGGATGGTAAGATGAGATGTCCCAGGGGAATAGCAATTGATGATCAATATGTGTATGTTACTACTGATACCTCTAGCAGTCTACTGAAGTTTGAGAGTAGTGGTAAGTTTGTTTGTCGTATTGATAGTGATAGTGATGGGCTGGACTGCCCCACTGGTAtagcactgacagatgatgtaccTTGCAGGGTGGT